A single window of Nematostella vectensis chromosome 4, jaNemVect1.1, whole genome shotgun sequence DNA harbors:
- the LOC125561897 gene encoding uncharacterized protein LOC125561897 — translation MDKVLRPERLETDPNSSTAQKEWLHWKRTFENFVQVLPQTGLDKLTVLTNFVSPTLFQHIEDCTEYDAAIEALQALYVRPRNEIFARHLLATRRQQPSESLDEYLQALKTLSKDCDFKSVTAAQYSEESIRDAFITGLQSNTIRQRLLENKTLDLKTMFDQARALESAMRSSESYGAPQIPINAALPCNSTSLSAEQPDESTVATMKLDKATCFFCGNKKHPRPKCPALEAICNKCQKKGHFAKVCKGKAVPKERVSAATWSPILATLTANPPKSLSKSCGVVNIQGLQVKALFDSGSSESYIHPSLVEQASLTVQPSSSTVSMATSSTGAIKVSGTCTVDLTYQGRRYEGLKFSVLPGLCADLILGVDFQSKHESVIFQYKGSEPPLSVCSFSTLNVDPPEPFANLTADCHPIATKSRRYSQEDSTFIDEEVKRLLNE, via the coding sequence ATGGATAAAGTACTGCGTCCTGAACGCCTAGAAACCGATCCAAATAGCAGCACGGCCCAGAAGGAATGGCTCCATTGGAAAAGGACCTTCGAGAATTTCGTACAAGTTCTACCTCAGACGGGCCTGGACAAGTTGACCGTTTTAACTAACTTTGTTTCTCCAACACTCTTCCAACACATCGAAGATTGTACGGAATACGATGCAGCAATTGAGGCGCTACAAGCCCTTTATGTTAGACCACGGAATGAGATCTTCGCTCGCCATCTACTTGCAACGAGACGCCAGCAACCATCGGAAAGCTTAGATGAGTACTTGCAAGCTCTGAAAACACTGAGTAAGGACTGTGATTTTAAGAGTGTAACCGCAGCGCAGTACAGCGAAGAGAGCATACGGGATGCGTTTATTACAGGTCTGCAATCCAACACAATCAGGCAACGATTGTTGGAGAACAAAACACTTGATCTAAAGACCATGTTTGACCAGGCTCGAGCTCTGGAGTCAGCTATGAGGAGTTCAGAATCATATGGAGCACCACAGATACCTATAAATGCAGCACTACCTTGTAACAGCACCTCATTGTCAGCAGAACAGCCTGACGAGTCTACTGTAGCTACAATGAAACTCGATAAAGCTACTTGCTTTTTCTGTGGAAACAAGAAACACCCTCGACCGAAGTGTCCTGCCCTGGAGGCTATTTGCAACAAGTGTCAAAAGAAAGGCCATTTTGCTAAAGTTTGTAAAGGAAAGGCGGTTCCAAAAGAAAGAGTTTCGGCAGCAACTTGGTCCCCGATACTCGCCACATTGACAGCTAACCCACCAAAATCCCTCTCTAAATCATGTGGTGTCGTCAATATCCAAGGATTGCAAGTCAAGGCCCTGTTTGACAGTGGGAGTAGTGAAAGCTATATCCATCCCAGTCTAGTAGAGCAAGCAAGTCTGACAGTCCAGCCCTCATCTAGTACCGTATCCATGGCAACCTCCTCGACAGGCGCCATCAAGGTTAGTGGTACTTGCACAGTTGATCTTACCTACCAAGGACGGAGATATGAAGGCCTCAAGTTTTCTGTACTCCCTGGGCTATGTGCAGACCTCATATTAGGAGTAGACTTTCAGTCAAAGCACGAAAGTGTCATCTTCCAGTACAAGGGCTCCGAACCGCCCCTCTCCGTCTGTAGCTTCAGCACTCTGAATGTAGACCCGCCTGAGCCATTTGCAAACCTGACAGCAGACTGTCATCCTATTGCCACAAAGTCACGCCGCTACAGCCAAGAAGATTCCACGTTCATTGATGAAGAAGTTAAGAGGCTGCTTAATGAATGA